One Vicinamibacterales bacterium DNA window includes the following coding sequences:
- a CDS encoding acylphosphatase, with protein MKVARRYIVAGRVQGVGFRWFTHDAAAREGIHGWVRNLADGCVEVVAEGDAESLFRFEAAVRRGPGGARIERVEVEEQAPAGRTTGFEIR; from the coding sequence ATGAAGGTCGCGCGCCGCTACATCGTCGCCGGGCGCGTGCAGGGCGTCGGGTTCCGCTGGTTCACCCACGATGCCGCGGCACGCGAGGGCATTCACGGCTGGGTACGCAACCTCGCCGACGGCTGCGTGGAGGTCGTCGCCGAGGGAGACGCCGAGTCGCTGTTCCGGTTCGAGGCGGCGGTGCGGCGCGGTCCCGGCGGCGCGCGCATCGAGCGCGTCGAGGTGGAAGAACAGGCGCCCGCGGGGCGCACCACAGGATTCGAGATTAGATGA